In the genome of Candoia aspera isolate rCanAsp1 chromosome 1, rCanAsp1.hap2, whole genome shotgun sequence, one region contains:
- the SEBOX gene encoding homeobox protein SEBOX, with protein MNGTDSMPPDQTGWATPPVLSAAGRAGPRKRKQTTSSRGQLSELERIFTALPYPDLGTHERLAQVSSCGGHVKWRPAGRLVTPASPHPSSTPSQVWFQNHLAWRTKNSTALRRRPTALRDRQPSPGSSIRKPTALPPLPCSWQAVAGPSQRLRREAGRGHLLDQPFGLLGDPSRTAHLSGAHLRARLQRGAGSQLPGALMPGRTAWGAPAWPAHTFPPIHPMLARHSPGGVGPCCRPQPKDPPPATASGPA; from the exons ATGAATGGCACTGACAGCATGCCCCCTGACCAG ACGGGGTGGGCCACCCCACCTGTTCTCAGCGCTGCCGGTCgcgcggggcccaggaagaggaaGCAGACCACCTCCAGCCGCGGGCAACTAAGCGAGCTAGAGCGCATCTTCACTGCCTTGCCCTACCCAGACCTCGGCACCCACGAGCGCCTGGCCCAGGTGAGCAGCTGCGGAGGACACGTGAAGTGGCGCCCCGCTGGGCGCCTGGTCACTCCTGCCTCACCGCACCCTTCCTCTACCCCCTCCCAGGTCTGGTTCCAGAACCACCTTGCCTGGAGGACCAAAAACAGCACTGCCCTCCGTCGTCGCCCCACGGCCCTCCGCGACCGGCAGCCCAGCCCGGGAAGCTCCATTCGCAAGCCCACCGCGCTCCCGCCGCTGCCCTGCAGCTGGCAGGCTGTGGCGGGGCCATCCCAGAGGCTCCGTCGAGAAGCAGGACGAGGCCACCTCCTGGACCAGCCTTTCGGGCTGCTGGGCGACCCTTCCCGGACCGCGCACCTCTCTGGGGCCCACCTCAGAGCCCGTCTACAGCGCGGCGCTGGTAGCCAACTTCCGGGAGCCCTGATGCCGGGGAGGACAGCGTGGGGAGCACCGGCATGGCCAGCCCACACCTTCCCCCCAATCCATCCCATGTTGGCACGGCACAGCCCCGGGGGGGTGGGTCCTTGCTGCAGGCCGCAACCTAAagaccccccccccgccactgcctctggccctgcttag
- the VTN gene encoding vitronectin has translation MKLLHLALLLGCLCGSFEAEESCVGRCDEGFNSQKKCQCDDLCGYYQSCCSDYVSTCKPKVTRGDVFVQPEDDYLDYDYLANGTILVPTSSTPVPTVSFAEEQAWTEAGEVWSVAGMEGVTWGPAEASTPTQPRGQEEEEEEEEETLCSGKPFDAFTSLKNGSIFAFRGKHLYELDEKTVRPGYPKLIWDVWGIDGPIDAAFTRMNCQGKTYLFQGSRYWRFDEGVLEDGFPRNISEGFEGIPDDLDAALALPAENYFTSERVYFFKGSRYWSYDFTHQPSREECEQTSPSLVFDHYTVLQHDSWEELFRLLFRGPRTGEASGPHFIGRDWQGLPGWLDAAMLGRIYLAQTPSRTLTRRKTSRRYRKKYQRRQRWGRWKSPIWDVLGGGSSESSDRDWLLLGSSPCQPFQSAYFFVDDQYYRFNLHTQQVDRVRPKYPRPIAKYWLGCPSEDLA, from the exons ATGAAGCTCCTGCACCTGGCACTGCTACTGGGCTGCCTCTGTGGGTCTTTTGAAGCTGAAG AGTCCTGTGTGGGCCGCTGCGACGAGGGCTTCAACAGTCAGAAGAAGTGCCAGTGTGATGATCTCTGTGGGTACTACCAGAGCTGCTGCAGTGACTACGTCAGCACCTGCAAGCCCAAAG TGACGCGTGGGGATGTCTTTGTCCAGCCAGAGGATGACTACCTGGATTACGACTACCTGGCCAATGGCACCatcttggtgcccaccagctccACCCCGGTGCCCACGGTGAGCTTTGCTGAGGAGCAGGCCTGGACAGAAGCAGGCGAGGTGTGGTCTGTGGCCGGCATGGAGGGAGTCACCTGGGGCCCAGCAGAGGCTTCTACTCCAACCCAGCCAagagggcaggaggaggaggaggaggaggaggaggagaccctgTGCAGCGGGAAGCCCTTTGATGCCTTCACCAGCCTGAAGAACGGCTCCATCTTTGCTTTCCGAG GGAAGCACCTGTACGAGCTGGACGAGAAGACTGTGAGGCCGGGGTACCCCAAACTGATCTGGGACGTGTGGGGCATCGACGGCCCCATCGACGCCGCCTTCACCCGCATGAACTGCCAGGGCAAGACCTACCTCTTCCAG GGGAGCCGCTACTGGCGCTTCGACGAGGGCGTCCTGGAGGACGGCTTTCCCCGCAATATCTCCGAGGGCTTCGAGGGCATTCCGGACGACCTCGACGCCGCCCTCGCCCTGCCCGCCGAGAACTACTTCACCAGCGAGCGCGTCTACTTCTTCAAAG GGAGCCGGTACTGGTCCTACGACTTCACTCACCAGCCGAGCCGCGAGGAGTGTGAGCAGACGTCCCCCTCGCTGGTCTTCGACCACTACACGGTGCTGCAGCACGACAGCTGGGAGGAGTTATTCCGGCTGCTCTTCAGGGGCCCCAGGACAG GTGAGGCCAGCGGACCGCACTTCATCGGCCGCGACTGGCAAGGCCTGCCAGGCTGGCTGGACGCCGCCATGCTAGGCAGGATCTACCTGGCCCAGACCCCCTCCAGGACGCTCACCCGGCGGAAGACCTCCCGCCGGTACCGCAAGAAGTACCAGCGCCGACAGCGCTGGGGCCGCTGGAAGTCGCCGATCTGGGATGTGCTGGGCGGGGGCAGCTCAGAGTCCTCGGACCGGGactggctgctgctgggcagCTCGCCCTGCCAGCCTTTCCAGAGCGCCTATTTCTTCGTGGACG ACCAGTACTACCGGTTCAACCTGCACACACAGCAGGTGGACCGGGTGCGCCCCAAGTATCCACGCCCCATCGCCAAATACTGGCTGGGTTGCCCATCGGAGGATCTGGCCTGA
- the SARM1 gene encoding NAD(+) hydrolase SARM1, producing MVLSLLVSAYELCRLAMPNPEGPAGGAGWWVERLGVGGREVSPGLGSDIQAALERILPELHQAVSAAKQAAGPHDLRARLAEILALVEEAWQMPAVGREVAKGLCDALRLEGGLDLLLALLQGGEAETKSRAAQLLEQVLVAENRNRVARIGLGVILNLAKERESLPLAQSISGILEHMFKHSEETCFQLISNGGLDAVLYWCRWNDLVVLRHCATALANCAVYGGQANQRLMVEKKAAEWLFPLAFSKADDLVQFQACLAIAVLATNKEIEKEVEHSGTLALVEPFVATLDPGCFAHTLLGSSDNSQGRTADDLQCLVPLLDSSRLEAQCMAAFYFCVEAAIKARQKKTKIFAEIGAIQSLKRIVCYSANGTTSMLAKRALCTMGEEVPRRLLPTVPNWKPLEVQKWLQQIGFTKYCPRFLEHQVDGDLLLRLTEEDLLADLGMSSSITRKRFFRELTELKTYADYSTCDRSNLADWLGSVDPRFRQYTYSLVTRGIDRNFLHRVTEQQLEEDCRIGVGFHRARIHSAAREMLHSPLPCSGGKSTLEGTDVFISYRRRTGSQLASLLKVHLQLHGFSVFLDVEKLEAGKFEDKLTQSVMKARNFVLVLSFQALDRCMGDEGCKDWVHKEIATALSCRKNVIPVTDHFEWPNPEELPEDMRAILKFNGIKWSHEYQEATIEKLIRFLQGRSSQDSPAGSDNSLECSPPLGQS from the exons ATGGTGCTCAGTCTGCTCGTGTCGGCCTACGAGCTCTGCCGCCTGGCCATGCCCAACCCGGAGGGGCCGGCGGGCGGCGCGGGCTGGTGGGTGGAGCGGCTGGGCGTCGGCGGCCGCGAGGTCTCGCCCGGCCTGGGGTCGGACATCCAGGCCGCGCTGGAGCGGATCCTGCCCGAGCTGCACCAGGCCGTGTCGGCCGCCAAGCAGGCGGCCGGCCCCCACGACCTGCGGGCCAGGCTGGCCGAGATCCTGGCGCTGGTGGAGGAGGCCTGGCAGATGCCGGCCGTGGGCCGCGAGGTGGCCAAGGGGCTGTGCGACGCCCTGCGGCTGGAGGGCGGGCTGGACCTGCTGCTGGCCCTGCTGCAGGGCGGCGAGGCGGAGACCAAGAGCCGCGCGGCGCAGCTGCTGGAGCAGGTCCTCGTGGCCGAGAACAG GAACCGCGTGGCTCGGATCGGACTGGGGGTGATCCTGAACCTGGCCAAGGAGCGGGAGAGTCTGCCTCTGGCTCAGAGCATCTCGGGCATCTTGGAGCACATGTTCAAGCACTCGGAGGAGACCTGCTTCCAGCTGATCTCCAACGGGGGCCTCGACGCTGTCCTCTACTGGTGCCGCTGGAATGATCTGGTGGTGTTACGCCACTGTGCCACGGCCTTGGCCAACTGCGCTGTGTACGGTGGGCAGGCCAACCAGCGGCTGATGGTGGAGAAGAAGGCTGCCGAGTGGCTCTTCCCGCTGGCCTTCTCCAAGGCAGATGACCTCGTCCAGTTCCAGGCCTGCCTGGCCATCGCGGTGCTGGCCACCAACAAGGAGATTGAGAAGGAGGTGGAGCACTCGGGCACGTTGGCCCTGGTGGAGCCCTTCGTTGCCACCCTCGACCCGGGCTGCTTCGCCCACACCTTGCTGGGCAGCAGCGACAACAGCCAGGGACGGACGGCGGACGACCTGCAGTGCCTGGTGCCTCTGCTTGACAGTTCCCGCCTGGAGGCCCAGTGCATGGCGGCCTTCTACTTCTGTGTGGAGGCCGCCATAAAAGCGAGGCAGAAGAAGACAAAG ATTTTTGCAGAGATCGGGGCCATCCAGAGCCTGAAGAGGATTGTCTGCTACTCAGCCAACGGCACCACCTCCATGCTCGCCAAGAGGGCGCTTTGCACCATGGGGGAGGAGGTGCCCCGGCGACTGCTACCGACCGTGCCCAACTGGAAGCCCCTCGAGGTGCAGAAGTGGCTGCAGCAGATTGGCTTCACCAAGTACTGCCCCCGCTTCCTG GAACACCAGGTGGATGGAGACCTGCTGTTAAGGTTGACTGAGGAAGATTTGCTGGCAGACCTGGGCATGAGCTCCAGCATCACCCGCAAGCG GTTCTTTCGGGAGCTGACAGAGCTCAAGACCTATGCCGACTACTCAACCTGCGACCGCAGCAACCTGGCCGACTGGCTGGGCAGTGTGGACCCCAGGTTCCGCCAGTACACCTATAGCCTGGTGACCCGTGGCATCGACCGGAACTTCCTCCACCGCGTCACGGAGCAGCAGCTGGAGGAGGACTGCCGGATTGGCGTGGGCTTCCACCGTGCCCGCATCCACTCTGCTGCACGGG AGATGCTTCACTCCCCCTTGCCGTGCAGTGGCGGGAAATCCACCTTGGAGGGGACGGACGTTTTCATCAGCTACCGGCGGCGGACAGGATCCCAGCTGGCCAG CCTCCTCAAGGTCCACCTCCAGCTCCACGGATTCAGCGTCTTCCTCGACGTGGAGAAATTGGAGGCTGGGAAGTTTGAGGACAAGCTGACCCAGAGTGTGATGAAGGCCCGGAACTTTGTGCTGGTCCTCTCCTTCCAGGCCCTGGACCGCTGCATGGGGGACGAGGGGTGCAAGGACTGGGTGCACAAG GAAATAGCAACTGCCCTCAGCTGCAGGAAAAATGTCATCCCGGTGACAGACCACTTTGAATGGCCTAACCCGGAGGAGCTTCCCGAGGACATGAGAGCCATCCTGAAATTCAACGGGATCAA GTGGTCCCACGAGTATCAGGAAGCCACCATTGAGAAGCTCATCCGCTTCCTGCAGGGGCGCTCCTCCCAGGACTCCCCCGCCGGCTCGGACAACAGCCTGGAATGCAGCCCTCCTCTGGGGCAGAGCTAG